In the genome of Xiphophorus hellerii strain 12219 chromosome 14, Xiphophorus_hellerii-4.1, whole genome shotgun sequence, the window GCGGCAGATCAAGGTTTACACGCCCGTGGAGGAGAGCTCCATCGGCAAGTTCCCACGATGCACCACGGTGGACTTCATGATGTACCGCACCATCAGGTGATCCGATCCCACCGATCCGGGACTCTCGGGATCAGAGGACAGAAGACGGAGACTGAGCTGCTTGTCTGGAAGACCGACGGGTTCAACCGATCGGCTTCCCACTGGTTATGATTGGGTTGGGATATTTCAGGTTGCCAATATTTAAAGTTGCTTTAATGAGGGACTGAAACTGGGTTTGGAGTGAAGCCCTTGTGCCAACAATTcctctgggtttgttttttgactgtgaaataaatgttgtcAAACCAAAAATGTGACTCTTGTTTATGAGTGAAAcataaatgacattaaaattcaTAATCCCAGATCAACAGAGAATCGGTTCTCTAATCCAGAGGAACTAGAGTGCCAAactgtattaaattaatctcttttcTCAAACCTAAACACACAAATTCACCTTTAAGACAATATGGAAAATAGTTCTCGAGtgttttgcaaatgtattaaaaataaaaatagagtaGAAATAGCCCAGGTTCTGCTCATATATCCCAAACAAACAACCTCTCCAGCCAGGAAACAAAGATCCATAAACTGTATTTTCAATAAACCTGACAAATTTAAACTATTGTCTGCAGTTGTTTCCTGCAACATTCTAATCTTCtgacacaaaaacaactaaatcagCAAGTCAAGCTAACATGGAGAATAATGGCTAAAGTTAAAGCTAACAGCCAGCAAAGGTCAAGCAAATCAGGGTGAAACTAAGAGTTTTCACTCGATTGGAGaccaaaacatttcttacattttcaggTGGTgtgtggttcgctttcacacaCTGTCAGTTACAAGAATAGAGTCATAATATGAGAAGTTattttttgagaataaagtcatagaattatgattttattctcatatttttcaactttattcccctaataatatgactttatttttgtaattctattttttttcttaccttgaCCCAAACACTCCATCAATAATATGTAccatgaacatttttttatcaaGACAAGTCAGCTTTATTTCTGTAACTTGTGAGTTAAAAGACTTTACATCAATttaacaattaaattaaattaaatattgcctttggtttttgttaaattcattACACGCAcctacatttttaaagtagctATTGCCTGAACACCTCGTcccttaaaagcaaataaaccaaaacaaaaaaacaagaaataaagttCTTAATATAAAGTGTGTTTAAAAGTTTAACTTCGAACAATAGGGGCCATTGTTCAAAGTTTAGTAATGACTTCAAGGTAAAAACTGTGGTGACTGAAATGACACTTTTCCCCAAACTAATCtctatttcagttttatgaacTCAGCAGAGTCTCCTCCTCGGTAGGAATGTAAGTAGTAATAGAACTGGATCCCAGCATGCAGAGGCtgagtgaatctggtctggactctgtggaggagagtcatggtttcagagacgctgtagaaacacagaatacctgctctgtgGTCCAGGTACACTCCTagtctggaggaaactggacctggtATCTGAGTTTCAGCACCATCATGCCAGAAAGTATAACCCGTTTTCTGACACGATATTGACCAGGAGCTCTCATTGAACCCAAATGCGCATTTGTTGGATTTCCCTGCTCTGCTGATGTTCCTGTATGAAACTGCAACATcaactcctcttcctctcctcttcacCTCCCAGTAGCAacgtccagtcagactctctctgCTCAGGACCTGGAACCAGTCAGTGAATCTTTCCGGATGATCAGGATAAGACTGCTGATGATTCATTAAAGTTACTTTTCTGTTCCCATCAGACAATAACACGtatttgtttgctgtgtttggatGTAGTCTGATTCTACATGAATACTTTAAGAATCCAGCTCTgttctttggttctggttgtgcCAGGAAGACACCAACTTCAGTGACTCTATGTTCATCCAGTAAGCAGAGATAACAGATAAACTTCTGATCAGTACGACAGAagatcttcatcacctcatcatgacgagagcagatgttctcctggagcTTCTTGCTGGGGTTCGCTAGGATGTGTTTCTGTAACGGTGGAGCATCACAATGAGGCTGGAGGTGATTCTTACAGTAGGAAGCTGGACAGGTTAAACAGGACTTGACAGCTTTCATCTTCCTCCCAGTGCAGacatcacaggccacatcttcaggtccagcatagcaGGGGTCAGCTTGGTGTCCAGTCTTCTTCAGATCCTCCACCAACTCTGCTAACATGATGCTTTTCTCCAGGACAGGCCTCGGTCTGAAGGTTTTCCtgcactgagggcagctgtggattcTCCTCTGATCTTCTCCATCCCAGAAGTATTTAATGCAGTTCATACAGTAActgtgtccacagggaataGTCACCGGATGCCTCAGCAGATCCAAACAGATGGAACAGGAGTATTTCCTTCGGTCCAGGTGAAATCCTTTGTAAGACATTGCACCGTTCAGTCAGAACATTCCTGTAAGTTTCATTTCCTCACAACAGGAACGGCTCTGCTTGCTCATGTAAATAATAGGCCACGCCCAGAATCCAACATGTGACCCTGTTAGGGAGGAAATATGTTGTCATGATTGAGGGAGGAGACAGACTTTAACACCGTAAACAGGAATGATTCATATTTaatctttattgtttatttaccAACTTTAAGAAGGTTGGTAAATAACCTCAATCAACTGCATTcgcatgttttattgttttctctttctaccaaaacctgGATGATGAAAAACTTCTGTCTGctgattttagtcattttgtttttagagacttcataattcactttatttgttgtttgtgctgctttgtttattctggatatttaaaatgtcttccagctctagtgttaaatattcattagtgTGTTCTTGCGTGATTATTATCCCATTACCATTTTATTACTTGAAactggtctcaaaacaacaatactatagtttattgcaataacttctttgacaatttatcatccagaaaacTTTGCTGTGGTGACAGGTTAACTTACACAGATTTTTGCTTTCAAATTCACAACCACTGGATATTTTTTAGCTAAGTAAAACACCGATTTGCACcacttttgaatgttttaatgtttcccAATAATAGGATTTTGACACTAGCTAAACAGATGTTTTGCTGGTTTtgaaaaaatgaagtaaaatgtttaaacctgcttctaaaaacagaaaaacacctcaaaccagatttatttattcacatttttcactcAAGCAGCCAGTTTTTcttatcatttaaaaacttgtCTCCAGTTTTTGGTCTTCAATTGTTTCTGAGAgtcttgcagatttttttttttttaggacttTGTCTACTTTCAGTTTCAACAAAAATCCATCCACTTGACTTGAACagatcagaagaagaaaacctgaCCATATTTTTGaaggaataataaaataataaaataattcctGAATGCTTCGTTTGAATTTGTGACGATGAAGAAGTAACATATCTGATTACCTCCGTTTGGCCTGTAGGGGGAGCCGGAGCCGCTGGAGAAGCCAAGCAGCAGTCTCAGCAGGTTTGGTCTTTCGGTTCTGGTTTCTGTGGTAACTGGGTCTGTCACAACCAGTAAGCGTTGCTCCTTATTGAATCGCACTGATGTGtgagtcaaatcaaatcaggaAATCCAGCTGGGAGAAAACACAGATAAACACAAAACCTGACATGACGTTTAATCTGTCTAGAAACTACAAAGAACTCATTAGCATGTAGCATTTACATCACGTAGAGCTGTGTCAAAATAAAGGCTTGTTCGTGGTAGAAAAGtggatgaggtgtttttttttgtgtggctgttttgaaattgatttatttttgcataactgtaatggaaacacttttttcctaTCAGAGGAGTCACATGATCCACAACCGGAAGTTGgcactggcgcaaaccacgaagaagacgacaggaagtagttagaggaattttttacataaatatttgagGTGCGAAAAAATGTAGTCTCTgtcattttaattgcatttcttatttatttaatggaaacacagcaattaggaaattgtgttttttgttgttttttaaattttttttttacattagccaAATATTAACCAAGATTTGTTCACATTTGTCATTTAAACGCAATAAGAACCAGAGGTTAGTCCTTAAAAACAGGTGAACCACAGAACTAACCAAAGATTATCAAAATAGGTTTACTTATTTGATCTTTCTTGCTTTAGATTCAGATTCACAGCAGATCAGGTTGGCTGGGCGAAGCTTTATATCACTGAGGCTCCTCACATaatcagtttgtgtgtttatcCTGTTAATGTAATTGCCGTAAAGCGCACACCAACATCAGGGCCAGTTTCATCTCACTAAAAGCATGGCTCTGCCTGTTTTACGACCACAATACACCGGCATGATGATGACCAGCAGAAAGCTCTGGAGAGATTCACACAGCTGGATGTGCTTCCTTACACGGAGCAGGTGTTCGTGTTATTTGATCATATATCACATATATATAGACCGGCCTACGTAGTGTTTTCTTTGTGACCGATGGGGGTGTGTGGAGATGGAGGAGATGAAACGGGCCGACAGAAACGCAGCGCAGTGCTACGAGCTCAACATACATAATCAATCAGACCCCTGTGTGCACTGGAAAGATAAAATATGGGTTACACACAGCGTACTGGTGTGTGtaggatgaaaagaaaagaaaagctctgAGCCTGAGCAGCACACAGTAAAACACATAAAGCAATGATTTCTGATGCTTtagatatttgtgttttatctttcatttatttctgataGCGTTTGTGTTTTAAACTACATATGTTTCATACACAAGGTAAAATAATGACTTAAGAATCCAAATATAAgctggtatttaaaaaaaacacaacaggaatAATTACAGATTGAGGTTTtaatacaagttttttttttaaaaagtataaaaatgtaaaagctctGACTGCttttaacagtaaaataaacataaagtttcattacaaaaacaaacaaaaaaaaacccacttggaattgacttttatttagattaagGCTAAGTGCTAGTAAGAGCCAAGCTAACAGCTGGTTAGTGTAAAGTTAGCATGTAGTCTAAGTCAAATGTGACTCAAAGTTATTGCTAGTAAGGCTAACAGCTCATCAGTTCATGGTCATTTTAGGCTCTAACTGTGGGAAACTAATGAGTCAAGCTAACTGCTACTCAAAGTAAGACTAACAGTAATATAATAGCTCATGAGGCTCAAGCTAGCAGCTTAAGGCTCACACTGACAGTTACTCAGAACTAAGCTAAAAGCTGTTTAGCATCAGTTAGCAGGTAGTCTGAGTCAATCTTACAGTGAGAGGGAATTGGCCTAATAGTTCATATCGTCCAAGGTAACAACTTGTCAATGTCAAGCTATCAGCTAGCCTGTGATTAGCTTAGAATCTGAGTCAGAATAATGACTAGCTAAGGTCAAGCTAACAGAGACTCTGGATGCTAACTCAGATTCAGACTAACCACTGATTATGTTGATAGTTATTTGACTGTTTTGCACTAAGGCATGTTTTCATCAGAAGGAAATGTACTGGGTCACTCTGAGCTGGAAAGTCaggaacaaattaaaatttgagAGATGAGGAAATAACTCTTGAAATACTCACGTTGTCAGGTTTGAAGCGTCCCAGCTGAGGACAATTCCAGGAAACTCTCATAGCATTCAGCAAAACACAAGTCAAGAGATCTGCATCAATCAAAAAATGAACGGCACTGATTGAAAATGCTACACACAAATACATGGACAGGTTGGAGTATAAATATGTCCCTCTCCCAGTGAGAGTCTATGAAAACTGTGTGAATAtgaaaattgtgtaaaaatgtaggTTTGCCAAATAAAGCAGACAGAAACAGTCTGGTATGAtgacttgtttttattattagccactgttgaggaaaaatgattatttttagtgcttaatacagttaatcttacggcatgtgtaaaaggtatattgaacattcttattttgaacaaatttcttaattttgaacaggtttgtgttaaggatttaaaatcaaatcagatGGGCAAGCATTCAGccaaacaggaaccaaatgcagatctcTCAGTGGGGATCTCCTGCTGTGTAGCCAGAGCACaagaggccataaaattagcatattCTGCAGGGCAGAAACACTGGAGCCTGGGGGAGAAAAACCTGTTTGGTTCACAGCAGATCAAAAGCCTTCCAgaaaccaacatctgggatggtgtaaAAAAGGTTGAaaccactaacatttaatttctaagacatttttctaagtattaataccatgtttttattgaagattgtattatctcattttaaaactactaatctagtgaatgatgaatgtatttgaaaattgtactatctgtgactatatcagaatcaaatggaaattatttgaatgaaaatgttttgtttagtattagaaaTTGCTCAGGAATTAtacctcattttgttctgttgaatTTATGTGTTATTTTGCCAAGACTCAATCTTGGGAGATGCTGGATGCAGAGGAACAAAAACTGGGGTTTGTAAAGATAACCTTTCCGTGAACcaaaattactggatttaagtttCTTCTGAGAATTTATGTAAGGAGAGATAATGGGAGAGACTTcagatttcacaggtatctgtgaaatcttatcttttgttttccttttaccCAAATGACTGTGGAGCCCAGGGGGCCGGGacgcagctgttggctcttttgtttttaccagagagcaaatggtctttgatctttggcgtaaattagggggagttccaagtttctctgagtgtccaaggtGGCTTCCAGTTGGCCGGCTGGAGCTACGCCTTAagtgaatatattaaaaaagaaagacacaccttcagtataagacTTCGTATACAGGAGAAAAAATTCAGAGAGCTgccaccattttgttttttccatcggctctctccaaagacgcgtctttgtttttgtttgtctttgtctttgtctgtctttgtctgtctcaggtaaagaatgcatatctctgttcctctgcagctttgttgattcatgcgttgctttgtatgggattaaactctgtgattctgtgacgTTAACAtgcattgttgttttccttgtggcTGCAAGTCGCTCGCTAAGAGGACCCGGGAGTttaaggaagagagagccaaactgttttccaaagttaatttataaattattcttccttaataccACTTTTTCACTCCCCGAACTATTGGTGCCCAACGTGGGGCTTGGCCTTAACCCCATTTACCTAGAActaatggaaaaaatatgacattcctggtaattattgattattaacATTACATCAGGCTCCACAGAGCAACTaatgcagaaacattttaacacacaTTATTTTCTAATCAGTTAATTTCCAACGACCTGTGATAATCATGATGTagcagtttctttgttttaatatcttGCAGAAATATAGATGGACAACAGCAAATACAGTACATATTGCAAAGACAGAGCAgctttattaatgtattttaggtacaaagtaaaattatgtacattttagGTACAAGAATCAAAATTTACATTTGGTTGAGTAAAATTTGTAAAGGTAGATATTTCATGTGTATAAGCTACTGCAGTATCTGTAGCCAAGCATCTCATCCATAAATAGACTAAATCTAATCAAAACCAGAAATAAGTGAACTTTTAAATTAGACTCCTACGGAAAATGATTGACAGTTGAACATTTAATAATGATGACATAGTAAAACACAACAAGGAATATATATgaaaattaaagaattaaaCCAACTACTCCTATTACGGTTTGACGAACTCAGCTGTGTCTCCTCCTGAATAGTACAAATAGTAGTTAAAGAACCCAAACCCAGCATGTAGCGGCTGAGTAAATGTTGTCTGGACTGtgtggaggagagtcatggtttcagagacgctgtagaaacgcagaatacctgctctgtggtccaggtacactccgactctggaggaaactggacctggtATTTTGGTTTCGACTTTGTTAATCCTGATTGTGTAACTTCTGCCATCACAACGCAAAGCCCAGGAGTTTTCATTGAAGCCAAAGGCACATTCATGCGAGTTACCTGCCCTGCTGATACTTGGGTATGAAACTGCCACTTCAACACCTCCTCCTCcccactccacctcccagtaacaacgcCCAGTCAGACTGTTTTTACTTAATACCTGAATCCAAGAACTGAATCGATCTGGATGATCAATATatgactgtttttgtttagtc includes:
- the LOC116733346 gene encoding tripartite motif-containing protein 16-like, translated to MSYKGFHLDRRKYSCSICLDLLRHPVTIPCGHSYCMNCIKYFWDGEDQRRIHSCPQCRKTFRPRPVLEKSIMLAELVEDLKKTGHQADPCYAGPEDVACDVCTGRKMKAVKSCLTCPASYCKNHLQPHCDAPPLQKHILANPSKKLQENICSRHDEVMKIFCRTDQKFICYLCLLDEHRVTEVGVFLAQPEPKNRAGFLKYSCRIRLHPNTANKYVLLSDGNRKVTLMNHQQSYPDHPERFTDWFQVLSRESLTGRCYWEVKRRGRGVDVAVSYRNISRAGKSNKCAFGFNESSWSISCQKTGYTFWHDGAETQIPGPVSSRLGVYLDHRAGILCFYSVSETMTLLHRVQTRFTQPLHAGIQFYYYLHSYRGGDSAEFIKLK